Proteins encoded in a region of the Marinococcus sp. PL1-022 genome:
- the deoB gene encoding phosphopentomutase → MENYKYPRVFLVVMDSVGIGEAPDAEEYGDKGADTLGHIAQHMNGIKIPNLERLGLGNIREIPGVQASEAPASSYGCMEEMSRSKDTMTGHWEIMGLYIDEPFRTFPDGFPDELLQQLEQETGRGILGNKVASGTEIIEELGEEHQNTGKLIVYTSADSVLQIAAHEDEVPIEELYDICEKARAMTYEAPYMIGRVIARPFKGSPGNYERTSNRHDYALKPFGRTVMNDLEDAGLNSIAIGKISDIYDGEGVTESIRTSSNMDGMDRVTETAQKSFTGLSFLNLVDFDAKFGHRRDPQGYGEALEEFDARLPELLDAMDENDLLLITADHGNDPVHHGTDHTREIVPLLAYSKSTGSAPLGTRKTFADIGATVADNFRLSMPKYGTSFLQQLKRKGE, encoded by the coding sequence ATGGAAAACTACAAGTATCCACGCGTTTTTTTAGTTGTGATGGATTCTGTCGGCATCGGCGAAGCTCCTGATGCTGAAGAATACGGGGACAAAGGTGCTGACACACTCGGTCATATCGCCCAGCATATGAATGGAATTAAGATCCCTAATCTTGAACGGCTCGGTCTCGGAAACATCCGGGAAATCCCGGGCGTCCAGGCATCAGAGGCGCCGGCATCTTCGTACGGCTGCATGGAGGAAATGTCGCGAAGCAAAGATACGATGACCGGGCATTGGGAAATCATGGGGCTCTATATTGACGAGCCATTCCGCACATTTCCGGATGGCTTTCCGGATGAGCTTTTGCAGCAGCTCGAACAGGAAACTGGCCGTGGGATTCTTGGAAACAAAGTAGCTTCGGGTACAGAGATCATTGAAGAACTCGGCGAAGAGCATCAAAACACCGGTAAGCTGATTGTCTATACCTCGGCGGATTCAGTGCTTCAAATCGCGGCCCACGAAGATGAGGTGCCTATTGAAGAACTGTATGACATCTGCGAAAAAGCCCGGGCGATGACATACGAAGCACCTTATATGATTGGCCGCGTGATTGCGCGTCCGTTCAAAGGCTCTCCGGGAAATTATGAACGGACGTCCAACCGCCACGACTACGCGCTCAAGCCGTTTGGCCGCACGGTCATGAACGACCTTGAAGACGCAGGCCTCAACAGCATTGCTATTGGAAAAATCAGCGATATATATGACGGCGAAGGAGTGACGGAGTCGATCCGGACCTCCTCCAATATGGACGGTATGGATCGTGTGACGGAAACGGCGCAGAAATCGTTTACCGGGCTCAGCTTTTTGAATCTGGTGGATTTTGATGCCAAGTTCGGCCACCGCCGCGATCCGCAGGGTTACGGAGAGGCGCTCGAGGAATTTGACGCCCGGCTTCCGGAGCTGCTCGACGCAATGGACGAAAATGATCTTCTGCTTATTACCGCCGATCATGGAAACGATCCTGTCCACCACGGCACTGACCATACCCGTGAAATCGTGCCGCTGCTTGCCTACAGCAAAAGCACCGGCTCTGCCCCGCTGGGTACCCGGAAAACATTTGCCGATATCGGTGCCACGGTAGCGGATAATTTCCGCCTATCCATGCCAAAGTATGGCACGAGCTTTTTACAGCAATTAAAAAGGAAGGGTGAATAA
- the xerD gene encoding site-specific tyrosine recombinase XerD, translated as MTTEVLDFIHYCQVEKGLSKNTIQSYQRDLEHYRKFMQLRGKESWTDTERADIVDFLYAQKEAGRSTATLARFLSSVRAFHQFLLREQVVKKDPAELIEIPKGEKKLPTVLSTQEVERLLTAAEGTTAFAKRNQAMLECMYATGLRVTELCELKISDVHLQMGFIRCIGKGNKERIVPLGKVASEAIDTYIHHGRSTLMKNKRHDLLFVNHHGNPLSRQGFWKILKATAGKAGIEKALTPHTLRHSFATHLLENGADLRAVQEMLGHADISTTQIYTHVSNHKLKDVYLQAHPRA; from the coding sequence ATGACCACGGAGGTACTGGATTTTATACATTATTGCCAAGTTGAAAAGGGCCTCTCCAAGAACACGATTCAGTCGTATCAAAGAGACCTGGAACACTATAGAAAATTTATGCAGCTTCGGGGGAAGGAGTCATGGACGGACACAGAACGTGCGGATATCGTGGATTTTTTGTATGCCCAAAAAGAAGCCGGGCGCTCTACAGCTACGCTGGCGCGCTTTTTGTCGTCGGTCCGGGCGTTCCACCAGTTTCTTCTGCGTGAACAGGTAGTAAAAAAGGATCCGGCGGAATTGATTGAAATTCCAAAGGGAGAAAAAAAGCTTCCGACCGTGCTGTCCACTCAGGAAGTTGAGCGGCTGCTTACAGCAGCCGAAGGAACAACGGCCTTTGCAAAACGGAATCAGGCGATGCTTGAATGCATGTACGCTACCGGTCTGCGGGTTACGGAGCTGTGTGAATTGAAAATTTCTGATGTGCACCTGCAGATGGGATTTATCCGCTGTATTGGCAAAGGAAACAAAGAGCGGATTGTGCCGCTTGGAAAAGTGGCTTCCGAGGCTATTGATACGTACATACATCACGGGCGCAGTACCCTGATGAAAAACAAACGCCACGACCTGCTGTTTGTAAATCATCACGGCAATCCGCTTTCAAGGCAGGGTTTTTGGAAAATATTAAAAGCAACGGCAGGGAAAGCCGGCATAGAAAAGGCATTGACACCGCATACGCTTAGACATTCCTTCGCTACACATCTGCTCGAAAACGGGGCTGACCTGCGGGCGGTTCAGGAAATGCTCGGGCACGCCGATATTTCCACTACCCAGATTTATACCCATGTATCCAACCATAAATTAAAAGATGTATACCTGCAGGCTCATCCAAGGGCCTAG